A DNA window from Deltaproteobacteria bacterium contains the following coding sequences:
- a CDS encoding class I adenylate cyclase, whose protein sequence is MTENTRRNKPDLFDARETILANRRDFVTYNITRLREVIRHLSRKKLELFHTIPLLLHVNSPDLPGYVDHPQTPHGIYGFFDSGFWMLAKKRLGIETKNIRSYISKSFLIKGIYLIGSTGTVGQTDISPFDYWIVIDSGSVSEAQRGLLSRKLGRIEEWAKQTYDQLVTFFLLDFEQIRQSDFCGIDEEGLGAAQRSLLKEEFYRTFILIGGQIPYWAVLPARLKDAEYKSWVETASLLSEDNSLPDDYVDLGNLTAIKSENFPDALLWQVWDAQNDPVKSLIKASLTTHHCFFQEKEGLLCDIIKERFFEGRLDSCHLDPYVFVFEKALAFYESMDDEDGLELFKQCICLRLVGYPVPSEPDENNRKAQVLRDYVDTWSWADDQMSRLVSYGLWSEKEKLRLEKRIIDKLWFLYQLVSSSMGESKAIKGVPIEDFRLFERRIRNRFEKKPGKIPRCSASLRVQGGGNALFVAHQRESPDVSFWAVYSSSVKSAAGKENAHFVAPELLRILGWIIFNGLYEHKTSAVALQFVQGPISRKLTRGVLDELFSFFPDQIPPLDHMSSDPRWLRVFVALDTSRFAASDTLRSVDYLAQNTWGEMFFYSLDLTHIESNLMKCHEIAKQVWRYVQTAGPGEASYRIYDLRTVEDASTTRSINSFIKSFQKTGIGDHKAQEPERKDELEPDETERADNEPLLDLF, encoded by the coding sequence ATGACAGAAAACACACGTCGCAACAAACCCGATCTCTTTGATGCCAGAGAGACAATCCTGGCAAACAGAAGGGATTTCGTCACATATAACATCACCAGGTTACGTGAGGTCATACGGCATCTTTCACGCAAGAAGCTGGAACTGTTTCACACGATTCCACTTCTCCTCCACGTAAATTCCCCGGATTTGCCCGGTTATGTTGATCATCCCCAAACACCACATGGCATTTACGGGTTCTTTGATTCCGGCTTCTGGATGCTTGCCAAAAAGCGCCTCGGAATCGAAACAAAGAATATACGTTCATATATCTCAAAGAGTTTTCTCATAAAAGGGATTTATCTTATAGGAAGCACCGGAACAGTGGGCCAGACAGACATCTCTCCTTTTGACTATTGGATAGTCATCGACAGTGGGTCTGTAAGCGAGGCACAGCGGGGGCTTTTGAGCAGAAAGCTTGGCAGAATCGAAGAGTGGGCCAAACAAACTTACGACCAACTCGTCACCTTTTTTCTGCTGGATTTTGAACAGATAAGGCAAAGCGATTTCTGCGGAATTGACGAAGAAGGTTTAGGAGCTGCGCAAAGGAGTCTTTTGAAAGAAGAATTTTACCGCACATTTATCTTGATAGGCGGACAGATCCCATACTGGGCGGTCCTACCTGCGCGTCTGAAGGATGCTGAGTACAAGAGCTGGGTTGAAACTGCGTCGCTGCTGTCTGAGGACAATTCTTTGCCTGATGATTATGTGGACCTTGGCAATTTGACAGCCATCAAGAGTGAGAATTTTCCAGACGCCCTGCTTTGGCAGGTTTGGGACGCACAAAACGATCCTGTAAAGTCTTTGATCAAGGCATCGCTTACGACCCACCACTGCTTTTTTCAAGAAAAAGAAGGGCTGCTGTGTGACATCATAAAGGAGAGGTTCTTCGAAGGTCGACTGGATAGTTGTCATCTGGATCCCTACGTCTTTGTCTTTGAAAAGGCTCTTGCATTCTACGAAAGCATGGATGACGAAGACGGACTCGAATTGTTTAAGCAATGTATTTGTCTTCGCCTTGTTGGTTACCCGGTTCCCTCAGAACCGGACGAAAACAACCGGAAAGCCCAAGTATTAAGAGACTATGTTGACACGTGGTCATGGGCCGACGATCAGATGAGCCGTCTTGTGTCTTACGGCTTGTGGTCAGAAAAGGAAAAACTTCGGCTCGAAAAACGCATTATTGACAAGCTCTGGTTTTTGTACCAACTCGTTTCTAGTTCAATGGGAGAATCGAAGGCCATCAAGGGCGTGCCTATTGAGGACTTCAGACTGTTTGAGAGAAGAATCAGAAACCGCTTTGAGAAAAAACCAGGGAAGATCCCCCGCTGTTCGGCGTCTCTTCGTGTCCAGGGAGGCGGCAACGCTCTGTTCGTTGCCCATCAGCGTGAGAGTCCCGATGTCAGCTTCTGGGCAGTTTACAGCAGTTCTGTCAAGAGCGCTGCAGGCAAAGAAAACGCCCATTTTGTTGCCCCTGAACTGCTACGTATTTTGGGCTGGATCATCTTTAACGGGCTCTACGAGCACAAGACCTCTGCTGTAGCCCTTCAGTTTGTCCAAGGTCCCATTTCGCGCAAGCTAACCAGAGGAGTCCTTGACGAGCTTTTTTCCTTTTTCCCTGATCAAATACCGCCTCTTGATCATATGAGTTCTGATCCCCGGTGGCTAAGGGTATTTGTGGCCTTGGATACAAGCCGCTTTGCTGCTAGCGACACCTTGCGGTCAGTGGATTATTTGGCACAGAATACGTGGGGAGAAATGTTTTTCTATTCTCTTGACTTAACGCACATAGAGAGCAATCTTATGAAATGTCACGAGATTGCCAAACAGGTCTGGCGCTACGTTCAAACGGCCGGGCCAGGAGAGGCCTCGTACCGGATCTACGATCTTCGCACAGTTGAGGATGCCTCAACTACAAGATCGATTAATAGCTTCATAAAGTCCTTCCAAAAGACGGGCATTGGAGATCACAAGGCCCAAGAGCCAGAAAGAAAGGACGAACTGGAACCTGATGAAACGGAAAGGGCAGACAATGAACCCCTTCTTGATTTATTTTGA
- a CDS encoding tetratricopeptide repeat protein, with protein sequence MKATSFLVVDDNSVALKEFTDTLKYLGYKDVHATSTASEAWAMLRVKEFACVVSAWEMPEMSGLALLKILRNDDRYVNLPFYLSDSAFTKATVIEAGKAGVSGLIVKPYDTDTLKDKIAGIVQAAGLGAPSEEEVSLEDGMKLLESGDYEDALNVFEKMLSEGESAEVYYNIGYIKTAQGQYQEGIEAFRKATQLDRLFAKAYEAMGRAYKELGQTQKAEEALHKAAEIYMKSEKDENAEDILNEILELQPDTVNVYNSLGVLYRKRGDPATALKQYEKALKIHPHESHIHYNIGRVHIDMNHADKAQSCFRQALKLDPDFKEAKEALDAIELGAL encoded by the coding sequence ATGAAAGCAACATCTTTTCTCGTTGTCGATGACAATTCAGTAGCTCTTAAGGAGTTTACAGATACTCTCAAGTATCTGGGATATAAGGACGTTCATGCAACGAGCACGGCAAGTGAGGCGTGGGCCATGTTAAGGGTAAAGGAATTTGCCTGTGTTGTCTCGGCCTGGGAAATGCCTGAGATGTCGGGGCTTGCCCTTTTGAAAATCCTACGCAATGATGACAGATACGTTAACCTTCCCTTCTACCTTTCCGATTCTGCCTTTACCAAGGCCACAGTCATTGAAGCCGGCAAAGCAGGTGTGAGCGGGCTCATTGTGAAACCTTACGACACAGATACGCTCAAGGATAAGATTGCGGGCATCGTCCAAGCGGCAGGTTTGGGCGCTCCCAGCGAGGAAGAAGTCTCCCTTGAAGATGGGATGAAGTTGCTGGAAAGTGGAGATTACGAAGATGCCCTCAACGTATTTGAGAAGATGTTAAGTGAGGGCGAAAGCGCAGAAGTTTATTATAACATAGGGTACATCAAGACGGCCCAGGGACAATATCAGGAGGGCATTGAGGCATTCAGAAAGGCCACGCAGCTTGACCGCCTTTTTGCAAAGGCGTATGAGGCTATGGGGCGCGCTTATAAGGAGCTGGGACAGACCCAAAAGGCCGAGGAAGCCTTACATAAGGCTGCCGAGATCTATATGAAGAGCGAGAAAGATGAAAATGCGGAAGATATCCTAAACGAAATCTTGGAACTTCAGCCTGATACGGTAAACGTCTATAACAGCCTGGGCGTTTTGTATCGCAAAAGGGGGGATCCCGCCACCGCCCTTAAGCAGTATGAGAAGGCCCTGAAAATCCATCCCCATGAGTCTCATATCCATTACAATATTGGCCGTGTCCACATTGATATGAACCACGCGGACAAGGCCCAATCCTGCTTCAGACAGGCCCTGAAACTGGACCCGGACTTCAAAGAAGCCAAAGAAGCCTTGGATGCCATTGAACTGGGCGCGCTGTGA